A window of Fusobacterium sp. SYSU M8D902 contains these coding sequences:
- a CDS encoding MIP/aquaporin family protein, which translates to MNVYLAEFIGTAMVTAFGGGVVANVVLTKSKAKDAGWMVITTGWALGIAVAVYTVGWVSGAHLNPAVTIALATIGALDLQFVPGYIIAQLLGAMFGSLLMFLAYKKHFDEETDSGALLAIFCTGPAIRDYLWNTVTEVIATAIFIFSILGLGNSHNTLVEFTLSNGDKATGSIGILGALLVGFLVWAMGLCFGGPTGYALNPARDLGPRIMHALLPIKHKGGSDWGYSLVPIVGPILGGVIGALVYQALFS; encoded by the coding sequence ATGAATGTTTATTTGGCAGAATTTATTGGAACAGCAATGGTAACTGCTTTTGGGGGAGGAGTTGTAGCCAATGTTGTTTTGACAAAATCAAAGGCAAAAGATGCTGGTTGGATGGTAATAACAACAGGTTGGGCATTGGGAATAGCTGTGGCAGTATATACTGTAGGTTGGGTGAGTGGAGCTCATCTTAATCCAGCTGTGACTATAGCCTTAGCAACTATAGGTGCTTTAGATTTACAGTTTGTACCTGGGTATATAATAGCTCAATTATTAGGGGCAATGTTTGGAAGTCTATTGATGTTTTTAGCTTATAAAAAGCATTTTGATGAGGAAACTGATTCAGGAGCATTATTAGCGATCTTTTGTACAGGTCCTGCTATAAGAGATTATCTGTGGAATACTGTTACTGAGGTAATAGCAACAGCAATATTTATATTTTCAATCTTAGGATTAGGAAATTCACATAATACTTTAGTTGAATTTACTCTTTCAAATGGAGATAAGGCAACAGGAAGTATTGGAATTTTAGGAGCATTATTAGTTGGATTTTTAGTGTGGGCTATGGGACTTTGTTTTGGTGGACCAACAGGATATGCTCTAAACCCAGCAAGAGACCTAGGACCAAGAATTATGCACGCCTTATTACCTATAAAACATAAAGGGGGATCAGATTGGGGCTACTCTTTAGTACCAATAGTTGGACCTATCCTTGGAGGGGTAATAGGAGCTTTGGTATATCAAGCTTTATTTAGTTAA
- the eutJ gene encoding ethanolamine utilization protein EutJ yields MDLNRVNEYIKRFDQVIDKPILDFDKSEFYVGVDLGTANIVMSVVDKDGNPVAGEVYQSSVVKDGIVVDFVGAIRIVREMKARLEERLGIEITKGYTAIPPGVESGSVKAIVNVIDSAEIDVEKVVDEPTAAAQVLKIKNGAVVDVGGGTTGISVIKDGEVIFTADEPTGGTHMSLVLAGNYGITFSEAEELKKDSSREREIFPIIRPVVEKMAHIVKRFLQDFDVEDVYIVGGACTFTEFEEVFRKELKKNIIKTYKPLLVTPLGIALTGLEIQ; encoded by the coding sequence ATGGATTTAAATAGGGTAAATGAGTACATTAAAAGATTTGATCAAGTTATAGATAAACCAATTTTAGATTTTGATAAGAGCGAATTTTATGTTGGTGTAGACTTAGGAACTGCCAATATTGTTATGAGTGTTGTAGATAAAGATGGAAATCCAGTAGCTGGTGAAGTTTATCAATCTTCAGTGGTAAAAGATGGAATCGTAGTTGATTTTGTTGGAGCAATAAGAATAGTAAGAGAGATGAAGGCAAGATTAGAGGAGAGATTGGGGATTGAGATAACAAAGGGATATACAGCAATTCCACCAGGAGTAGAGAGTGGGAGTGTAAAAGCTATAGTGAATGTTATTGATTCTGCTGAAATAGATGTAGAAAAGGTAGTAGATGAACCAACAGCAGCAGCACAAGTTTTAAAAATAAAAAATGGTGCAGTAGTAGATGTAGGTGGAGGAACAACAGGTATAAGTGTGATAAAAGATGGAGAGGTGATATTTACAGCTGATGAGCCTACTGGTGGTACACATATGTCACTGGTATTAGCTGGAAATTATGGGATAACTTTTTCTGAGGCTGAAGAGTTGAAAAAAGATAGTTCAAGAGAGAGGGAGATCTTTCCAATAATAAGACCAGTTGTTGAAAAAATGGCTCATATAGTAAAAAGATTCCTACAAGATTTTGATGTGGAAGATGTCTATATAGTTGGAGGAGCTTGTACCTTTACAGAGTTTGAAGAGGTTTTTAGAAAGGAATTAAAGAAAAATATCATAAAAACATATAAACCATTATTAGTAACACCACTAGGAATAGCTTTAACAGGGTTAGAGATACAATAA
- a CDS encoding BMC domain-containing protein → MKKTLLLLEFRSIGTGFVFLDEITKNFNVDIERVGILCPGKYMIVCSGLQGEIVSLDNYLEELKSKYSDKNISKIVVSGVSISILGKLNRAIKYEDKVRSLGLIEFSNSIRAIEIGDFLEDESPVEIITIRAGVGMFDKGVVLFEGDTSAVKNAIERVKSRGIKELVSAESINSPSENFLKSFKI, encoded by the coding sequence ATGAAAAAAACACTTTTACTTTTAGAATTTAGGAGTATAGGGACAGGATTTGTATTTTTAGATGAGATTACTAAAAATTTTAATGTAGATATAGAAAGAGTGGGTATCCTATGTCCAGGAAAATATATGATAGTATGTAGTGGTTTACAGGGTGAAATTGTATCCCTAGATAATTATCTTGAAGAGCTAAAGTCAAAATATTCAGATAAAAATATAAGCAAAATAGTTGTCAGTGGAGTGAGTATCAGTATTTTAGGAAAGTTAAATAGGGCTATAAAATATGAAGACAAGGTTAGAAGTTTGGGGTTAATAGAGTTTTCAAACAGTATTAGAGCTATCGAGATAGGAGATTTTTTAGAAGATGAGAGTCCAGTTGAGATCATAACAATTAGAGCTGGAGTTGGAATGTTTGATAAGGGTGTCGTTTTATTTGAAGGGGACACATCAGCAGTAAAAAATGCAATTGAGAGAGTAAAAAGTAGAGGGATAAAAGAGTTGGTAAGTGCAGAATCTATAAACTCACCTTCTGAAAATTTTTTAAAGAGCTTTAAAATCTAG